A DNA window from Castanea sativa cultivar Marrone di Chiusa Pesio chromosome 7, ASM4071231v1 contains the following coding sequences:
- the LOC142642945 gene encoding cold-regulated 413 plasma membrane protein 2-like isoform X2, which yields MAKTGYIRMKTDQDLLNSDVKDLANAVKKIATHVIKLGSLGFGTTFLEWLAAFAAIYLLILDRTNWKTNILTSLLIPYIFLSLPSLLFSILRGEIGRWIAFIAVVLRLFFPKHFPGKHSFAITTSMISAIQPNNHNQPNIFHHRFTDYDCNCRVAGTSRGFHSSDGGSP from the exons ATGGCGAAGACGGGCTACATAAGAATGAAAACTGATCAAGATCTATTAAACTCTGACGTGAAAGATCTTGCAAACGCTGTTAAAAAGATAGCCACCCATGTCATCAAGCTTGGAAGCTTAGGCTTTGGCACCACCTTTCTTGAATGGCTCGCTGCTTTTGCTGCcat TTATTTGTTGATCTTGGACCGAACAAACTGGAAGACAAACATTCTTACATCTCTGTTGATCCCATACATCTTCCTGAGTCTTCCTTCACTACTATTCAGCATACTCAG GGGAGAGATTGGGAGATGGATTGCTTTCATTGCTGTTGTGTTGCGCCTTTTCTTCCCAAAACATTTCCCAG GCAAACATTCATTTGCTATCACTACCAGCATGATATCTGCTATCCAACCAAATAATCATAATCAACCAAATATTTTTCACCATCGATTTACTGACTATGACTGTAACTGCAGAGTGGCTGGAACTTCCAGGGGCTTTCATTCTTCTGACGGTGGTAGCCCCTAG
- the LOC142642945 gene encoding cold-regulated 413 plasma membrane protein 2-like isoform X1 produces MAKTGYIRMKTDQDLLNSDVKDLANAVKKIATHVIKLGSLGFGTTFLEWLAAFAAIYLLILDRTNWKTNILTSLLIPYIFLSLPSLLFSILRGEIGRWIAFIAVVLRLFFPKHFPEWLELPGAFILLTVVAPSLLADTVRDSWVGVLICLAIACYLLQEHIRASGGFRNSFTKANGLSNTIGIVLLFIYPVWALVLDVL; encoded by the exons ATGGCGAAGACGGGCTACATAAGAATGAAAACTGATCAAGATCTATTAAACTCTGACGTGAAAGATCTTGCAAACGCTGTTAAAAAGATAGCCACCCATGTCATCAAGCTTGGAAGCTTAGGCTTTGGCACCACCTTTCTTGAATGGCTCGCTGCTTTTGCTGCcat TTATTTGTTGATCTTGGACCGAACAAACTGGAAGACAAACATTCTTACATCTCTGTTGATCCCATACATCTTCCTGAGTCTTCCTTCACTACTATTCAGCATACTCAG GGGAGAGATTGGGAGATGGATTGCTTTCATTGCTGTTGTGTTGCGCCTTTTCTTCCCAAAACATTTCCCAG AGTGGCTGGAACTTCCAGGGGCTTTCATTCTTCTGACGGTGGTAGCCCCTAGTTTACTTGCAGACACCGTAAGGGACAGCTGGGTTGGTGTGTTAATATGTCTCGCCATTGCATGTTATTTGCTTCAAGAACACATCCGCGCATCTGGTGGGTTCAGAAATTCTTTCACAAAAGCCAATGGTCTGTCAAACACAATTGGAATAGTCCTTCTGTTTATCTATCCAGTCTGGGCACTGGTACTTGATGTGCTATAG
- the LOC142642944 gene encoding putative CoA ligase CCL6, producing the protein MSDIYIVKVEESRPATAQRPSAGPVYRSIYAKDGLLELPAGLESPWQFLSDSAKRSPSNPMLGRRQVTDSKVGPYVWLTYQEVYDAAVRMGSAIRSRGVNPGDRCGIYGSNCPEWIIAMEACNSQAVTYVPLYDTLGPNAVEFIINHAEISIAFVQENKISAILSCLPRCSENLKTIVSFSNISSTQKKEAEESGVSCFSWKEFSELGSLNNELPPKNKADICTIMYTSGTTGEPKGVILTNAAIMAEVLTTDHLLLLTDRVCSEEDSFFSFLPLAHVYDQIMESYCIYKGSSIGFWQGDIRFLMEDIQELKPSMFCGVPRVYDRIYSGILNKISSGGALRKALFQYAYNYKLGNLEKGLNQDKAAPLLDRLIFDKIKQGLGGRVRIMLSGAAPLTRHVEEFLRVTSGSTLSQGYGLTESCGGCFTSIGDVFSMIGTVGVPITTIEARLESVPEMGYDALASMPRGEICLRGTTLFSGYHKRQDLTEDVLVDGWFHTGDIGEWQPNGAMKIIDRKKNIFKLSQGEYVAVENIESTYLRCPLLTSIWVYGNSFESFLVAVVVPDRKALEDWAINHNVTGDFNSLCENLKARKYILDELNNTGHKNQLRGFEMLKAVHLEPNPFDMERDLITPTFKLKRPQLLKYYKDTVDQLYSEAKGIRV; encoded by the exons ATGTCGGATATCTACATTGTGAAGGTTGAGGAATCAAGGCCTGCAACAGCTCAAAGGCCATCGGCAGGGCCTGTGTATAGAAGCATTTATGCTAAAGATGGTCTTTTGGAGTTGCCGGCCGGATTGGAATCTCCATGGCAATTCCTCAG TGACTCAGCTAAGAGGAGCCCCAGCAACCCAATGCTGGGTCGACGTCAAGTCACCGACTCAAAG GTGGGCCCCTATGTGTGGCTCACATATCAGGAGGTTTATGATGCAGCCGTCCGCATGGGCTCTGCCATCAGGAGCCGTGGTGTCAATCCT GGTGATCGTTGTGGTATTTATGGGTCCAACTGTCCAGAATGGATAATTGCAATGGAG GCATGTAACAGCCAGGCTGTGACATATGTACCTCTATATGACACACTTG GACCAAATGCAGTGGAGTTCATCATCAACCATGCTGAAATTTCAATAGCTTTCGTGCAAGAGAACAAGATATCTGCT ATTCTATCATGCCTCCCAAGATGttcagaaaatttaaaaa CTATTGTCAGCTTTTCAAATATTTCAAGCACACAAAAGAAAGAAGCTGAAGAATCGGGGGTTTCTTGCTTTTCCTGGAAGGAGTTTTCTGAGTTG GGAAGTTTGAATAACGAACTGCCTCCAAAAAACAAGGCTGACATCTGCACAATAATGTATACAAGTGGAACAACAGGAGAACCAAAAGGTGTCATTCTTACAAATGCAGCTATTATGGCAGAAGTATTGACGACGGACCACCTACTTTTACTAACAGATAGAGTG TGTTCAGAAGAAGATTCATTTTTCTCCTTCCTTCCTTTGGCCCATGTATATGATCAAATAATGGAGAGCTATTGCATCTATAAGGGCTCCTCAATAGGATTTTGGCAAGGC GACATCAGGTTTCTGATGGAGGACATACAGGAACTGAAGCCATCTATGTTTTGTGGGGTTCCTAGAGTTTATGATCGTATCTACAGTg gtatacttaataaaatttcatcGGGAGGTGCGTTGCGGAAGGCATTGTTCCAATATGCTTATAACTA CAAGTTGGGAAATCTAGAGAAGGGACTTAATCAAGATAAAGCAGCACCTCTCTTGGACAGGCTTATCTTTGATAAG ATCAAACAAGGATTAGGGGGGCGAGTTCGTATCATGTTATCAGGTGCTGCACCTTTAACTAGGCATGTGGAGGAGTTTTTGAGGGTCACCAGTGGCTCTACTTTATCCCAAGGATATG GTCTTACTGAAAGTTGTGGTGGGTGTTTTACATCCATTGGCGATGTATTTAGCATGATTGGAACTGTTGGAGTCCCCATCACAACCATTGAAGCCAGGCTTGAGTCAGTACCAGAGATGGGATATGATGCACTTGCCAGCATGCCACGTGGAGAGATTTGCTTGAGGGGAACAACCTTGTTCTCCGGTTACCACAAGCGACAAGACCTGACTGAAGATGTCCTTGTTGACGGGTGGTTTCATACAG GTGACATTGGAGAATGGCAGCCCAACGGAGCAATGAAAATCAttgacaggaaaaaaaatatatttaagctGTCTCAAGGTGAATATGTTGCTGTAGAGAACATTGAAAGCACATACTTGCGATGCCCTCTTTTAACATCG ATCTGGGTCTATGGGAACAGTTTTGAGTCGTTCCTCGTAGCTGTGGTGGTTCCTGACAGAAAGGCATTAGAGGATTGGGCAATAAACCATAATGTCACTggtgattttaattcattatgTGAAAACCTGAAGGCAAGGAAATACATTTTAGATGAGCTTAATAACACTGGTCACAAAAACCAG CTTCGAGGTTTTGAGATGTTAAAAGCAGTCCATTTGGAACCAAATCCCTTTGACATGGAGAGGGATCTGATAACTCCAACATTCAAATTGAAGAGACCACAATTGCTCAAGTACTACAAG GACACCGTTGACCAATTGTACAGTGAAGCCAAAGGAATAAGAGTGTGA